The Rhodoferax potami genome includes a region encoding these proteins:
- the istB gene encoding IS21-like element helper ATPase IstB has translation MSLQMERLRELCDQLRLLNLPDQLAHLGQMAAKKELGYLEFLEQALRGEALARVERTRAMLTRIAGFPAIKTLDEFDFQFASGVPKTLVQELGSLAFVERSENVVLLGASGVGKTHLAIALGYRATQAGIKTRFITAADLLMTLSTALRQNTLEEAIKRIVRPYRLLIIDEVGYLPMNREQANLLFQVIAKRYEVGSLILTSNLPFGQWDQTFADDATLTAALLDRLLHHAHVVPISGDSYRLKDKRRAGVIAASSNALLKRKRSHLDTQEEQAA, from the coding sequence ATGAGCCTGCAAATGGAAAGACTGCGTGAACTGTGTGATCAGCTGCGCCTGCTCAACTTACCCGATCAGCTTGCCCACTTGGGGCAAATGGCGGCCAAGAAAGAGCTGGGGTACCTGGAGTTCCTGGAGCAAGCCTTGCGTGGCGAGGCTCTGGCCAGGGTGGAGAGAACGCGCGCCATGCTCACGCGCATAGCGGGCTTCCCCGCCATCAAGACGCTCGATGAGTTTGACTTCCAGTTTGCCAGCGGTGTGCCCAAAACTCTGGTGCAGGAGCTTGGCAGTCTGGCCTTCGTGGAGCGCAGCGAGAACGTGGTCTTGCTGGGCGCCAGTGGGGTGGGCAAAACCCACTTGGCCATCGCCTTGGGCTACAGGGCAACCCAGGCTGGAATCAAGACGCGTTTCATCACGGCGGCAGATCTGCTGATGACACTGAGCACGGCACTACGGCAGAACACCCTGGAAGAGGCTATCAAACGCATCGTGCGTCCCTACCGGCTGTTGATCATTGACGAAGTCGGGTACCTACCCATGAATCGGGAACAGGCGAATCTTCTGTTCCAAGTCATTGCCAAACGCTATGAAGTGGGAAGTCTCATCCTGACCTCCAATCTGCCGTTTGGGCAATGGGACCAGACATTTGCAGACGATGCAACGCTGACAGCGGCGCTACTTGACCGACTGCTCCACCACGCCCATGTGGTCCCGATCTCAGGAGACTCCTATCGCCTGAAAGATAAGCGGCGTGCCGGTGTGATTGCCGCCAGCAGCAATGCCCTACTCAAACGAAAACGCAGTCACCTTGATACACAGGAGGAGCAAGCAGCCTAG
- a CDS encoding DEAD/DEAH box helicase family protein: protein MAAQLFIEKASLPQPLMNRLIRVAAFQNPEFYKLQAGLRSTWNTPRIISRAENHEKFLSLPRGCLSDVEALLATNRIELRLEDARSVGQRMNATFNGVLRPDQQEALEAITKHDFGMLIAPTAFGKTVTAAAVIAKRKVSTLVIVHRADLMRQWHERLGSFVGLDDQKIGLIGAGKKKPTGMLDIAVIQSLARRDDLPELFSQYGQVIIDEAHHLTAATFEAVLKQANSRYVLGLSATPVRSNGHHPIIFMQSGPVRHIAKRPAHVPDQLMVRVRHLPTPAIPSNASIQEVIRLLSVDAHRNARIVADATTALKNGRKVLLLTKRTEHLDLLHAQLAHVEFPCFMLHGRMKTKERQAIIKALAELPHDAPHILLASAQLVGEGFDHAPLDTLILTLPISWTGTLQQYAGRLHRDHADKSDILIYDYVEQDHPQLYRMWEKRQRGYRAMGYQMDFDQQQLRLGSL from the coding sequence ATGGCCGCCCAATTGTTTATCGAAAAGGCCAGCCTTCCACAACCCTTGATGAACCGCCTAATCCGTGTTGCAGCGTTCCAAAATCCGGAGTTCTACAAACTTCAGGCCGGGCTCAGGTCCACATGGAACACACCCCGGATCATCAGTCGCGCAGAAAACCACGAAAAATTCCTGTCGTTGCCGCGAGGTTGTCTGAGCGACGTCGAGGCCTTGCTCGCTACAAATAGAATTGAACTCCGTCTCGAGGACGCGCGTTCGGTGGGGCAACGAATGAACGCGACGTTCAATGGCGTGCTGCGTCCGGATCAGCAGGAAGCCCTCGAAGCTATTACAAAACATGATTTCGGCATGCTCATTGCTCCCACCGCGTTTGGAAAGACGGTCACCGCAGCAGCCGTTATCGCCAAGAGAAAGGTTAGTACCTTGGTGATTGTGCACCGCGCCGACCTTATGCGGCAATGGCATGAGCGGCTTGGTAGTTTCGTTGGATTGGACGACCAAAAAATTGGACTGATCGGTGCCGGGAAAAAGAAGCCCACCGGCATGCTCGATATTGCAGTCATTCAAAGCCTTGCGCGCCGTGACGATCTGCCCGAACTGTTTAGCCAATACGGGCAGGTAATAATTGACGAGGCGCATCATTTAACGGCCGCAACATTCGAGGCGGTATTGAAGCAGGCCAACTCACGCTACGTCCTGGGGCTCAGTGCCACCCCTGTTCGCAGTAACGGGCACCATCCGATCATTTTCATGCAGTCGGGCCCCGTCAGGCATATTGCAAAACGTCCGGCACATGTACCAGATCAGTTAATGGTTCGGGTCCGTCATCTTCCAACTCCGGCCATTCCGTCGAACGCCAGTATTCAAGAGGTCATACGGTTGCTGTCCGTGGACGCCCATCGAAACGCACGTATCGTCGCCGATGCGACCACTGCCTTGAAAAACGGGCGTAAGGTGCTGCTGCTGACCAAAAGGACGGAACACCTTGACCTGTTGCACGCGCAACTGGCGCATGTCGAGTTCCCATGCTTCATGCTGCACGGTCGCATGAAGACAAAGGAACGCCAGGCGATCATCAAGGCCCTGGCGGAGTTGCCCCACGACGCACCGCACATACTGTTAGCCAGCGCCCAACTGGTCGGCGAGGGTTTTGATCATGCGCCGTTGGACACGCTGATCCTGACGCTGCCGATCTCATGGACAGGAACGCTGCAGCAATACGCCGGACGCCTACACCGTGACCATGCGGACAAGAGCGACATCTTGATTTACGACTACGTCGAACAGGATCATCCGCAACTCTACAGGATGTGGGAAAAGAGGCAGCGAGGTTATCGGGCGATGGGGTATCAAATGGATTTCGATCAACAGCAGTTACGCCTTGGTTCCCTATAA
- a CDS encoding Tn3 family transposase, whose product MLLGRKAKTAQELTALYGALLAHGTDNDARGVAQMIPGVQVSQIASAMRAMESQGRLAKANERILDFQQSMDISKLWGDGDKASADSMTMDTSRHLHVARMEYRRKQPGIGIYTHVRDSYGLFYNQPIVLNDRQAASAVHGVESHNATRREDQIKLSLLAVDTHGYTNAAMSVAKFLQFDLCVRLRQISERMLYLPPSIKLPESLERLRTGKVSPKKVKVGWDTFLRFVASIREGRLTAREGLQRLGSAAKGDKLHSTADEIGKLLRTIFLCDYFSKPEFRREMHALLDRGESVHQLQRAVHQGRIGTQRGRRRDELWAISGAHTLLTNAIIAWNTMKMQQVVDDWKARRQPIDDNWVRRMGPVHFSHINFRGTIAFELERFLDDLLQRMPTTKKKTQVAPF is encoded by the coding sequence GTGTTGCTGGGGCGCAAGGCGAAGACCGCACAGGAGTTGACGGCACTGTATGGTGCCCTGCTGGCACACGGGACGGACAACGACGCAAGGGGCGTGGCACAGATGATCCCTGGCGTGCAGGTGTCGCAAATAGCATCTGCCATGCGGGCGATGGAGAGCCAGGGGCGTTTGGCCAAGGCCAATGAACGGATTCTGGATTTTCAGCAATCCATGGACATCTCCAAGTTATGGGGCGACGGTGACAAGGCATCGGCCGATTCGATGACGATGGACACGTCGCGCCATTTACATGTGGCGCGTATGGAATATCGCCGCAAGCAACCAGGTATTGGTATCTATACGCATGTGCGGGACTCATATGGGCTGTTTTACAACCAGCCCATCGTTCTCAATGATCGGCAGGCTGCCAGCGCAGTCCACGGCGTGGAAAGCCATAACGCGACCCGACGGGAGGACCAAATCAAGTTGTCACTGCTGGCAGTCGACACCCACGGGTACACCAATGCGGCCATGTCGGTGGCAAAGTTTTTGCAGTTTGACCTCTGTGTGAGGTTGCGCCAAATCTCTGAGCGCATGCTGTACCTGCCGCCTTCCATCAAGCTGCCGGAGTCACTGGAGCGCTTGAGAACAGGAAAAGTCAGCCCTAAAAAGGTCAAAGTCGGCTGGGATACATTTCTGCGGTTTGTGGCATCGATTCGCGAGGGGCGGCTCACCGCCAGAGAAGGGCTGCAAAGGCTTGGCAGTGCAGCCAAGGGGGACAAGTTGCATTCCACCGCTGACGAGATTGGCAAACTGCTGCGCACCATTTTTCTGTGCGACTATTTCAGCAAACCAGAATTCCGCCGGGAGATGCATGCACTGCTGGATCGTGGCGAGTCTGTCCACCAGTTGCAGCGCGCTGTTCACCAGGGCCGCATAGGAACCCAACGTGGACGCAGGCGCGATGAGCTGTGGGCGATTTCTGGTGCCCATACGCTATTGACGAACGCCATCATTGCCTGGAACACCATGAAAATGCAGCAAGTGGTGGATGACTGGAAGGCCAGAAGACAACCCATTGACGATAACTGGGTGCGCCGCATGGGGCCTGTGCACTTTAGCCACATCAATTTCCGGGGAACCATTGCCTTCGAGCTAGAACGATTCCTGGATGACTTGTTGCAGCGCATGCCCACGACGAAAAAGAAAACCCAAGTCGCGCCGTTCTAG
- a CDS encoding IS110 family transposase → MAAIVRVGVDLSKKYFQVHAITQLGDVTLAKAYSRDRFFSWCSDLPSGCLVAMESCGGAHHVARRLRAMGLDARLIAGSFVTPYRMAGKSGKNDANDAAAICEAAGRPQMRFVPIKTCEQQGQLAVHRLREGYKEERTACLNRIRGLLTEFGLVFPQSPEALRGAIQEVLEDASNELPTVARLALDRANSHYTELDKEIAWCDERICAHVKSDEQAKKAAQLLGIGPLTASALVSTVGDFAQFHSARQFGAWLGLAPSQNSTGGKAKLGGITKRGDTYLRTLLIQGAKSAVMSAGKRSDRISKWLLQLKERIGWQKTVVALANKNARILWSVLTRGTTFDPDHVPTYPGAVSVA, encoded by the coding sequence CTGGCGGCCATTGTTCGGGTCGGTGTTGACCTTTCCAAGAAGTATTTCCAAGTGCACGCCATCACGCAGCTTGGGGATGTCACCCTGGCCAAGGCATATTCTCGGGATAGGTTCTTCTCCTGGTGCTCAGATTTGCCCTCAGGCTGCTTGGTGGCAATGGAGAGCTGTGGAGGTGCGCATCACGTCGCACGCCGCCTCCGTGCCATGGGTTTGGATGCCAGACTTATTGCCGGCAGTTTCGTTACGCCCTATCGTATGGCAGGCAAGAGCGGGAAGAATGACGCCAACGATGCGGCAGCGATTTGCGAGGCAGCCGGTCGCCCACAGATGCGCTTCGTGCCTATAAAGACCTGCGAGCAGCAAGGGCAGTTGGCCGTTCACAGATTGCGTGAAGGCTACAAGGAAGAACGGACGGCCTGCCTCAATCGCATTCGCGGACTCCTCACTGAATTCGGTTTGGTGTTCCCCCAAAGTCCAGAAGCGTTAAGAGGGGCGATACAAGAGGTCCTTGAGGACGCCAGCAACGAGTTGCCAACGGTGGCGCGTTTAGCACTTGACCGTGCGAATTCACACTACACAGAACTTGACAAGGAAATAGCCTGGTGCGACGAACGGATCTGCGCCCACGTCAAGAGTGATGAGCAGGCAAAGAAGGCCGCCCAATTGCTTGGGATAGGTCCGCTGACGGCATCCGCACTGGTATCGACGGTGGGCGATTTCGCCCAGTTCCACAGTGCCAGGCAATTCGGGGCCTGGCTTGGCCTGGCGCCGAGTCAGAATTCAACGGGAGGCAAAGCCAAGCTTGGTGGCATCACCAAACGTGGCGACACCTACTTGCGTACCCTGCTCATTCAGGGGGCGAAGTCCGCCGTCATGAGTGCAGGCAAACGTAGCGACCGCATTAGCAAGTGGCTGCTGCAACTCAAGGAGCGCATTGGCTGGCAAAAAACGGTCGTAGCGCTGGCCAACAAAAATGCCAGAATACTTTGGAGCGTGCTGACAAGGGGAACAACGTTCGACCCTGATCACGTCCCAACCTATCCGGGTGCAGTGTCAGTTGCCTAG
- a CDS encoding type II toxin-antitoxin system RelE/ParE family toxin, protein MIWDVEYTDEFGEWWNGLSEDEQESLDASVRLLEDRGPNLGFPHSSGINGSKHSHMRELRTQHDGRPYRTLYAFDPRRSAILLIGGDKTGDDRWYDVHIPIADGLYDEHIEQLRKEGLINGKQIL, encoded by the coding sequence ATGATTTGGGATGTTGAGTACACAGACGAATTCGGCGAGTGGTGGAACGGTCTGTCTGAAGATGAACAAGAGTCTCTGGATGCATCCGTGCGCTTGCTGGAGGATCGAGGCCCGAATTTGGGGTTTCCTCACAGCAGCGGGATTAACGGATCGAAACACAGCCATATGCGTGAATTGCGCACGCAGCACGATGGGCGACCGTATCGAACTCTATATGCGTTTGACCCTAGACGGTCGGCCATCCTGCTGATCGGAGGCGATAAGACTGGGGACGACCGGTGGTATGACGTACACATCCCGATTGCGGACGGACTCTACGATGAACACATAGAGCAACTTCGGAAGGAAGGACTGATAAATGGCAAACAAATTCTCTGA
- a CDS encoding phage integrase family protein produces the protein MQKYEVASLAKTNGPEIDGFPRTAELAALRAWYSGMSTRDAVDQYLGDQRLSGQSSRSQIGNIRRKLATLARLRRREDLASAFEHSEQKRIQHSRAAVAAIELLRTITPPAPQITDDIGLWLSERSVRSLKAHGIDTLADLTVRVPRRRRWWVAVPGLGVTGARQIEAFFSQHPQLVERARALIVRNAQQEVQPWEMLVVPGEVDGSRGTFRAPPESCTLNSANDYEAVQAWLSLHEAAATQRAYRKEAERLILWAIVERGKALSSLNTEDAIAYRAFLRHPTPARRWIGPPQARTSPDWKPFVGGLAPRSVAYALAVLGAMFRWLMEQRYVLANPFSGVKVRGASHAAPMDTGRVFSEGEWAIIRAVADGLEWTYGWQVPAAQRLRFVLDFAYATGLRVSELVGAKLGQIEVDSHGDHWIKLVGKGSKSGKVALPPLVRSALDHSLMQRGLPITPAHWEPSTPLIADLGDPDGKSGITATRVWSLMKRFFTTVATAIEKEAPATAEKLRKASPHWMRHTHATHALARGAELTTVRDNLRHASVATTSIYLHTDEVKRARQMGDAFGARS, from the coding sequence ATGCAAAAGTACGAGGTAGCCAGTTTGGCAAAAACAAATGGCCCAGAAATCGATGGATTTCCGCGAACGGCTGAGCTTGCCGCCCTGCGCGCTTGGTACTCAGGAATGTCCACCCGGGATGCTGTTGACCAGTATCTGGGTGACCAACGGCTTTCGGGGCAGTCTTCACGATCTCAAATAGGGAACATCCGCAGGAAGCTGGCGACCCTTGCAAGGCTTCGTAGACGCGAGGATCTTGCCAGTGCCTTTGAGCATTCCGAACAGAAACGCATCCAGCACAGCCGCGCGGCTGTTGCCGCCATTGAACTGCTGCGCACCATTACCCCGCCAGCGCCGCAAATCACCGACGATATCGGTTTGTGGCTGTCTGAGCGCTCGGTGCGGTCCTTGAAAGCCCATGGCATCGACACCCTGGCCGACCTAACTGTGCGCGTACCGCGCCGGCGGCGCTGGTGGGTGGCTGTACCTGGGCTGGGAGTGACTGGTGCCCGGCAGATTGAGGCCTTCTTTTCCCAGCACCCGCAGCTTGTTGAGCGCGCTCGTGCCCTGATCGTTCGCAATGCCCAGCAGGAAGTGCAGCCCTGGGAGATGCTCGTGGTGCCCGGTGAGGTGGATGGTTCCCGTGGGACCTTTCGTGCGCCACCTGAGAGTTGCACGCTGAATTCTGCCAATGACTACGAAGCTGTCCAGGCTTGGCTGTCCTTGCACGAGGCGGCCGCCACCCAGCGTGCTTACAGAAAAGAGGCCGAGCGACTGATCCTGTGGGCCATCGTCGAACGCGGCAAAGCACTATCTTCCCTGAACACGGAAGACGCCATTGCTTACCGGGCGTTTCTGCGGCACCCGACACCGGCCAGGCGGTGGATTGGCCCACCCCAGGCGCGAACATCACCGGACTGGAAACCCTTTGTGGGCGGTTTGGCACCCCGCTCTGTGGCTTATGCCTTGGCGGTCCTTGGTGCCATGTTTCGCTGGCTCATGGAGCAGCGCTATGTGTTGGCCAACCCATTCTCTGGGGTCAAAGTGCGTGGTGCTTCGCACGCGGCACCTATGGATACGGGGCGGGTGTTCTCTGAAGGGGAATGGGCCATCATCCGTGCGGTGGCCGACGGGCTGGAATGGACCTATGGTTGGCAGGTACCGGCGGCGCAGCGTTTGCGCTTTGTGCTGGACTTTGCATATGCCACGGGACTGCGGGTCAGCGAGCTGGTCGGCGCCAAACTGGGACAAATCGAAGTCGATTCGCATGGCGACCACTGGATCAAATTGGTTGGAAAGGGCAGCAAGTCGGGCAAAGTTGCACTGCCGCCGCTGGTGCGCTCCGCGTTGGACCACTCGCTGATGCAACGGGGTTTGCCCATTACGCCAGCGCATTGGGAGCCTTCCACCCCCTTGATTGCCGACCTGGGCGACCCAGACGGAAAATCGGGCATCACCGCCACCAGGGTCTGGAGCCTTATGAAACGATTCTTCACCACGGTAGCGACTGCAATCGAAAAGGAGGCACCTGCCACTGCGGAAAAGCTGCGCAAAGCCAGTCCGCATTGGATGAGGCACACGCACGCCACGCATGCTTTGGCGCGCGGTGCCGAACTGACCACCGTGCGCGACAATTTGCGCCACGCGTCGGTGGCCACAACGTCGATCTACCTGCACACCGATGAGGTCAAACGGGCTAGGCAGATGGGTGATGCGTTTGGGGCGCGGTCATAA
- a CDS encoding DUF6710 family protein: MDVAAREWIDEHEAKITLQDGRVVWLRLFGTVSSNPAQPGEAVITHLPFSNKPSKASLERQAEFTNLMELAQDVAARDPRGLLDLVRLYTRPIQTELLLSCAKSPPHGGKADIAPHQLFMPRVPLVLTSHSQYPQLDETQFEVDLAKDPILPGPWYRERYAKALSEVGSGKKSGAWEQDRNHSVAAILPWGIACVFGGNHSIAAGILSGEGVVTPCEAWDMSGLRAKVRCDGIHYVEIETGKPICKMHDPKMGAVFEIGRLLEQHQIKPLRRL; encoded by the coding sequence ATGGATGTCGCGGCAAGGGAATGGATCGATGAGCACGAAGCCAAGATCACCCTACAGGACGGGCGTGTGGTGTGGTTGAGATTATTCGGCACAGTCTCCAGCAATCCCGCCCAACCAGGCGAAGCGGTGATCACGCATTTGCCATTCAGCAATAAACCATCAAAAGCAAGCCTTGAGCGGCAAGCAGAGTTCACCAATTTAATGGAACTCGCGCAGGATGTTGCAGCCCGCGATCCCCGCGGTTTGCTGGATCTTGTGCGGCTCTATACAAGGCCTATCCAGACAGAGCTACTTCTGTCTTGTGCCAAGAGCCCACCTCATGGAGGCAAGGCTGACATAGCCCCTCACCAGTTATTTATGCCTCGTGTGCCTCTGGTGCTTACAAGCCACTCACAATATCCGCAACTGGATGAGACTCAATTCGAAGTTGATTTGGCCAAGGATCCCATCTTGCCAGGCCCCTGGTATCGGGAACGATATGCCAAGGCACTCTCAGAGGTAGGCAGTGGAAAGAAGTCCGGTGCTTGGGAACAAGACAGGAATCATTCGGTTGCTGCAATTCTTCCGTGGGGAATCGCTTGTGTGTTCGGTGGAAACCACTCGATTGCTGCTGGGATCCTCTCCGGTGAAGGCGTAGTCACTCCATGTGAGGCATGGGATATGAGCGGCTTACGGGCCAAGGTACGCTGTGACGGAATTCACTATGTTGAAATCGAAACTGGCAAACCGATCTGCAAAATGCACGATCCGAAGATGGGCGCCGTTTTTGAGATCGGCCGACTGTTGGAACAGCACCAAATCAAACCTCTACGTCGGCTCTAA
- a CDS encoding XRE family transcriptional regulator, which yields MANKFSDLRSRMAPQAQARAAVKAQAMLAEMPLNELRQARGLSQKMLAEVLHVQQPSIAKMEKRTDMYLSTLRSHIEAMGGQLDVIARFPDGAVKISNFGDLGSAAVA from the coding sequence ATGGCAAACAAATTCTCTGACTTGCGCTCGCGCATGGCGCCCCAGGCCCAAGCGAGGGCAGCGGTTAAGGCACAAGCGATGCTTGCCGAAATGCCACTCAACGAATTACGGCAAGCCCGTGGCCTGTCCCAAAAGATGCTGGCCGAGGTGTTGCACGTCCAGCAGCCATCTATCGCCAAAATGGAAAAACGCACGGACATGTATCTATCAACGCTGCGCAGTCACATTGAAGCGATGGGTGGGCAGTTGGACGTGATTGCGCGCTTTCCGGATGGCGCGGTCAAAATAAGCAACTTTGGTGACCTTGGGTCCGCTGCGGTAGCGTGA
- a CDS encoding type II toxin-antitoxin system MqsR family toxin — MEKGTLHCKLPVVQALVAAGMVRATASAFSGARDLGINDLAGMCAVVMSLTSADFYKSMTTHADHRIWQDVYHTKIANSTDVYLKLTVIDDVLIVSFKEL; from the coding sequence ATGGAAAAGGGCACCCTTCACTGCAAGCTGCCAGTCGTTCAGGCCTTGGTTGCCGCTGGAATGGTTCGTGCAACGGCAAGCGCCTTCAGCGGTGCGCGTGATTTGGGTATCAATGACCTGGCTGGGATGTGCGCAGTTGTCATGTCGCTCACATCCGCCGACTTCTACAAGAGCATGACAACCCATGCCGATCACCGAATTTGGCAGGACGTGTACCACACCAAGATAGCCAATAGTACCGATGTGTACTTGAAGCTGACCGTTATTGATGACGTTTTAATTGTTTCTTTCAAGGAGCTGTGA
- a CDS encoding type II toxin-antitoxin system MqsA family antitoxin — protein sequence MKCPCCGAAELIHDTRDMPYTYKGESATIPAVTGDFCPACGEVVLNREHGDRYSEMLGQFQRQVNAAYVDPAYIATMRKRLDLDQRQAAEIFGGGVNAFSRYENGKTKPPLALVKLLKVLERHPDLLNEVRAA from the coding sequence ATGAAATGCCCATGCTGCGGTGCCGCCGAACTGATCCACGACACCCGCGATATGCCCTATACCTACAAGGGCGAATCCGCCACCATACCAGCGGTGACGGGTGACTTTTGCCCAGCCTGCGGTGAGGTGGTACTGAACCGTGAACACGGTGACCGCTACAGCGAAATGCTGGGCCAGTTTCAGCGCCAGGTAAACGCGGCCTATGTCGATCCCGCCTACATTGCCACCATGCGCAAGCGGCTCGACCTAGACCAGCGCCAGGCAGCTGAAATATTCGGTGGTGGGGTCAATGCCTTTTCTCGTTACGAAAACGGCAAGACCAAGCCTCCGCTGGCCCTCGTTAAGTTGCTCAAGGTGCTTGAGCGTCACCCTGATCTGCTCAACGAAGTTAGAGCGGCCTAA